The Oscillospiraceae bacterium genome contains a region encoding:
- the deoD_1 gene encoding purine-nucleoside phosphorylase, translating into MPTPHNRAENGQIAKTVLMPGDPLRAKFIAETFLEHPVLFNDVRGMLGYTGTYGGRPVSVMGSGMGMPSIGIYSYELFSRYGVENIIRIGSAGSYTERAKVYDVVLATGAYSESSFARTMSGCTADTLAPSGELCAALRASAAKLGVPLVEGVIHSSDVFYRHDDRQNPAYWELLRDEKGCVAVEMESFALFHNAAVLGKRAACLVTISDSFVSHQETTPEERQTSFTAMMKVALGAEL; encoded by the coding sequence ATGCCTACCCCCCACAACCGCGCCGAAAACGGCCAGATCGCAAAGACCGTGCTGATGCCCGGCGACCCGCTGCGGGCCAAATTCATTGCCGAGACCTTTCTGGAACACCCCGTGCTGTTCAACGACGTGCGGGGTATGCTGGGCTATACCGGCACCTACGGCGGCCGCCCCGTCAGCGTGATGGGCAGCGGCATGGGTATGCCGTCCATCGGCATTTATTCCTACGAGCTGTTCAGCCGCTACGGAGTCGAGAACATCATCCGCATCGGTTCGGCGGGCTCTTATACCGAGAGGGCAAAGGTGTACGATGTGGTGCTGGCCACCGGCGCCTATTCCGAGAGCAGCTTTGCCCGCACCATGAGCGGCTGCACCGCCGACACCCTGGCCCCCAGCGGGGAGCTGTGCGCGGCGCTGCGGGCCAGCGCCGCAAAGCTGGGCGTTCCCCTGGTGGAGGGCGTGATCCATTCCAGCGATGTATTCTACCGCCACGACGACCGGCAGAACCCCGCCTATTGGGAGCTTTTGCGGGACGAAAAGGGCTGTGTGGCTGTGGAGATGGAGAGCTTTGCGCTGTTTCACAACGCGGCGGTGCTGGGCAAGCGCGCGGCCTGCCTTGTGACCATTTCGGACAGCTTTGTGAGCCACCAGGAGACCACCCCCGAAGAGCGGCAGACCAGCTTTACAGCCATGATGAAGGTCGCTCTGGGGGCAGAGCTCTGA
- the cdd gene encoding cytidine deaminase encodes MTRQELISAAFAAREKAYTPYSHFKVGAALLAKDGRVFTGCNIENATFTPTNCAERTALFKAVSEGVTEFAMIAVVGSKEGERNTLVTSPCGVCRQALYEFCGPEMPVLMAKSEDDFVEMTLGELLPLGFGPANLG; translated from the coding sequence ATGACCAGGCAGGAGCTTATCAGCGCGGCGTTTGCCGCCCGCGAAAAGGCCTACACGCCCTATTCCCATTTTAAGGTGGGGGCCGCGCTGCTGGCAAAGGACGGCCGGGTGTTCACCGGCTGCAACATTGAGAACGCAACCTTTACCCCCACCAACTGCGCCGAGCGCACCGCCCTGTTCAAGGCGGTCAGCGAGGGCGTGACCGAATTTGCCATGATTGCGGTGGTGGGCAGCAAAGAGGGCGAGCGCAATACCCTCGTCACCTCGCCCTGCGGGGTGTGCCGCCAGGCCCTCTATGAATTCTGCGGCCCGGAAATGCCGGTGCTCATGGCAAAAAGCGAGGACGACTTTGTGGAGATGACCCTGGGAGAGCTGCTGCCCCTGGGGTTCGGCCCTGCAAACCTTGGCTGA
- a CDS encoding membrane protein, whose protein sequence is MKKLIALVLASVMALSLVACGGGASTPASTPASTPASTGSTPASTPADNTGAGNTDIAFVTDVGNIDDHSFNQYSYEGVTKFCEANGLKANYFRPSEDSDAARLDAMDQAIADGAKVVVMAGYLFAASLEQAQAKYPDVQFLALDVSTGDLATPAANTALITYKEEQCGYLAGYAAVVDGYTELGFLGGMAVPAVVRYGQGFVQGADAAAKELGVTVNMKYWYSGSFAANDDIKAKMDGWYADGTQVVFACGGGIYSSAVDAASANNGKVIGVDVDQSGDSELIITSATKGLSASVQLALTDCQANSWKWSETYAGKETKLGAAENAVDLPMATSRFTTFTQEQYDTLFKGLADGSLVVDNNSEADKHFATTTITVDYQE, encoded by the coding sequence ATGAAAAAACTCATCGCTCTTGTTCTGGCCAGCGTGATGGCCCTGTCTCTGGTGGCCTGCGGCGGCGGCGCTTCCACGCCCGCCAGCACCCCTGCCAGCACCCCTGCCAGCACCGGCAGCACCCCCGCGTCCACCCCGGCCGATAACACCGGCGCCGGCAACACTGACATCGCGTTCGTGACTGACGTGGGCAACATCGACGACCATTCTTTCAACCAGTACAGCTATGAGGGCGTGACCAAGTTCTGCGAGGCCAATGGCCTGAAGGCGAACTACTTCCGCCCCTCTGAGGACTCCGACGCGGCCCGCCTGGACGCGATGGATCAGGCCATTGCCGACGGCGCCAAGGTGGTTGTGATGGCCGGTTATCTGTTCGCCGCTTCTCTGGAGCAGGCGCAGGCCAAATACCCCGACGTGCAGTTCCTGGCGCTGGACGTGAGCACCGGCGATCTGGCCACCCCCGCTGCCAACACCGCTCTGATCACCTATAAGGAAGAGCAGTGCGGCTACCTGGCCGGCTACGCCGCCGTTGTGGACGGCTACACCGAGCTGGGCTTTTTGGGCGGCATGGCGGTTCCCGCCGTGGTGCGCTACGGCCAGGGCTTTGTGCAGGGCGCCGACGCCGCTGCCAAAGAGCTGGGCGTGACCGTGAACATGAAGTACTGGTACTCCGGCTCCTTTGCGGCCAACGATGACATCAAGGCCAAGATGGACGGCTGGTACGCCGACGGCACCCAGGTGGTGTTCGCCTGCGGCGGCGGCATCTACAGCTCGGCTGTGGACGCTGCCAGCGCCAACAACGGCAAGGTCATCGGCGTGGACGTGGACCAGAGCGGTGACAGCGAGCTGATCATCACCAGCGCCACCAAGGGCCTGTCCGCCTCTGTGCAGCTGGCTCTGACCGATTGCCAGGCCAACAGCTGGAAGTGGAGCGAGACCTACGCCGGCAAGGAAACCAAGCTGGGCGCGGCCGAGAACGCTGTGGATCTGCCCATGGCCACCAGCCGCTTTACCACCTTTACCCAGGAGCAGTACGACACCCTGTTCAAGGGCCTGGCGGACGGCAGCCTGGTTGTGGACAACAACAGCGAGGCCGACAAGCACTTCGCCACCACCACCATCACCGTGGATTACCAGGAGTAA
- the tnp_3 gene encoding IS200/IS605 family transposase, translating into MSLNDINSLSHTKWNCKYHIVFAPKYRRKVFYGEKRAAIGKILRQLCEWKSVKIIEAEVCPDHVHMLVEIPPKMSVSSFMGYLKGKSSTMLYEQFGELKYKYRSREFWCKGYYVDTTGKNTSRIAEYIRNQLKEDEMGEQLTMSECGPFTGGK; encoded by the coding sequence ATGAGCCTGAATGACATAAATAGTTTATCCCATACAAAATGGAATTGCAAATACCATATAGTATTTGCTCCGAAATATCGCAGGAAAGTATTCTATGGAGAAAAGCGGGCAGCAATCGGCAAGATTCTGCGACAATTATGTGAGTGGAAGAGCGTAAAAATCATAGAGGCAGAAGTATGCCCGGACCATGTGCACATGCTGGTGGAAATTCCACCGAAAATGTCGGTGTCAAGCTTCATGGGATACTTGAAAGGGAAGAGCAGCACAATGCTGTATGAGCAATTCGGCGAATTGAAATACAAGTATCGGAGCAGAGAGTTCTGGTGCAAAGGATACTACGTGGATACAACGGGGAAAAACACGAGCCGAATTGCAGAGTACATCAGGAACCAACTAAAAGAAGATGAGATGGGCGAGCAGCTTACGATGAGTGAATGCGGCCCGTTTACGGGCGGCAAGTAA
- a CDS encoding RNA pseudouridine synthase has product MADPNSPAELCFAVAPEADGWALRDFLRAAGVSATLVKAVKKQGGFWVGDTPLRTCDVVRAGQSVRFCLPPEPPTSVQPQAIPLAIAYESRHVLVLEKPAGMAVHPTLNYHSGTLANAYMGLLQARGEAGVFRPVNRIDKDTSGLVLCAKNAWAAALLAGSARKVYRAILEGAPSPEQGRIEAPIARAPGSIILRRVWPGGKPSCTEYAAERRAGEYTLVRAAPITGRTHQLRVHFAHIGCPLAGDELYGGSRAGIARQALHCAEISFAEPGSTERKTVTSPLPPDMAALLESVKER; this is encoded by the coding sequence GTGGCAGACCCGAACAGCCCGGCGGAGCTGTGTTTTGCCGTTGCCCCGGAGGCGGATGGCTGGGCCCTGCGGGATTTTTTGCGCGCTGCCGGCGTGTCCGCGACCCTGGTTAAGGCGGTAAAAAAGCAGGGAGGCTTTTGGGTGGGCGATACGCCCTTGCGCACCTGCGATGTGGTGCGGGCGGGGCAGAGCGTCCGCTTTTGCCTGCCGCCGGAGCCGCCCACCAGCGTGCAGCCCCAGGCGATCCCGCTGGCGATCGCCTATGAGAGCAGGCATGTGCTGGTGCTGGAAAAGCCCGCCGGCATGGCGGTGCATCCCACCCTGAATTATCACAGCGGCACCCTGGCCAACGCCTATATGGGGCTTTTGCAGGCCCGTGGCGAAGCGGGGGTGTTCCGGCCTGTAAACCGCATTGATAAAGATACCTCCGGCCTTGTGCTCTGCGCCAAAAACGCGTGGGCGGCGGCGCTGCTGGCCGGCAGCGCCCGCAAGGTATACCGGGCGATTTTAGAGGGGGCGCCCAGCCCTGAACAGGGGCGGATCGAGGCCCCGATTGCCCGTGCGCCGGGCAGCATTATTCTGCGGCGTGTTTGGCCCGGGGGAAAGCCCAGCTGCACCGAGTACGCGGCCGAGCGGCGGGCCGGGGAGTATACGCTGGTGCGCGCGGCGCCCATTACCGGGCGCACCCACCAGCTGCGTGTGCACTTTGCCCACATCGGCTGCCCTTTGGCGGGGGACGAGCTGTATGGCGGCAGCCGCGCGGGGATCGCCCGCCAGGCGCTGCACTGCGCCGAGATCTCGTTTGCCGAGCCGGGCAGCACAGAGCGGAAAACCGTGACTTCGCCCCTTCCGCCGGATATGGCGGCGCTGCTGGAAAGTGTGAAAGAGCGTTGA
- the murA2 gene encoding UDP-N-acetylglucosamine 1-carboxyvinyltransferase 2, with product MEKFVINGGKPLTGEVSISGAKNAAVAILPATILAADKCVIENLPAISDVTVSLQILSALGARVRMLNKNTYEIDTTHVCCTEVPDDLSRQMRASYYFLGALLGRFGSAQVAMPGGCNLGPRPIDQHLKAFCALGARDSVEYGMINVSGEELAGAHVFFDTVSVGATMNAMLSAVLAGGQTVLENVAKEPHIVDLANFLNMMGADVRGAGTDVIKIRGREALHGCTYSIIPDQIEAGSYMVAAAITGGNVLIKNVIPKHLEPITAKLELAGATVEEYDDAVRVYRTGDLAATKIKTMPHPGFPTDMQPLMTVLLSVAQGTSIITEGIWENRFRYVDELVRMGANIQVDGQVAVIEGVQELQPAPLRASDLRAGAALVMAALAARGTSEIDEVSHIERGYESLVEKLQGLGADIRREEKASAVLPQAL from the coding sequence TTGGAGAAATTTGTGATCAACGGGGGCAAGCCCCTGACCGGCGAGGTTTCCATCAGCGGCGCAAAGAACGCGGCGGTGGCGATCCTGCCCGCCACCATTCTGGCGGCGGACAAATGCGTGATCGAAAACCTGCCTGCCATCAGCGATGTCACTGTGTCGCTGCAGATCCTGAGCGCCCTGGGCGCGCGGGTGCGCATGCTCAATAAAAACACCTACGAGATCGACACCACCCATGTGTGCTGCACGGAAGTGCCGGATGATCTCTCCCGCCAGATGCGGGCCAGCTATTACTTTTTGGGCGCGCTGCTGGGCCGCTTCGGCTCGGCGCAGGTGGCCATGCCCGGCGGCTGCAACCTGGGGCCCCGCCCCATCGACCAGCACCTGAAGGCTTTCTGCGCTTTGGGGGCGCGCGACTCGGTGGAGTACGGCATGATCAACGTGAGCGGCGAAGAGCTTGCGGGCGCGCATGTGTTCTTTGATACCGTGTCGGTGGGGGCTACCATGAACGCCATGCTCAGCGCTGTGCTGGCCGGGGGCCAGACCGTGCTGGAAAATGTGGCGAAAGAGCCCCACATCGTGGACTTGGCAAACTTTTTGAACATGATGGGCGCCGATGTGCGCGGCGCGGGCACCGACGTGATTAAGATCCGCGGCCGCGAGGCGCTGCACGGCTGCACCTATTCCATCATTCCGGATCAGATCGAGGCCGGCAGTTACATGGTTGCGGCCGCCATCACCGGCGGCAATGTGCTCATTAAAAACGTCATTCCAAAGCACCTGGAGCCCATCACCGCCAAGCTGGAGCTGGCGGGCGCCACGGTGGAGGAATACGACGACGCAGTGCGGGTATACCGCACGGGCGATCTGGCAGCCACCAAGATCAAGACCATGCCGCACCCCGGCTTCCCCACGGATATGCAGCCGCTGATGACCGTGCTGCTCAGCGTGGCCCAGGGTACCTCCATCATCACCGAGGGCATTTGGGAGAACCGCTTCCGCTATGTGGACGAGCTGGTGCGCATGGGGGCGAACATTCAGGTGGACGGGCAGGTGGCGGTGATCGAGGGCGTGCAGGAGCTGCAGCCCGCCCCGCTGCGCGCTTCCGACCTGCGGGCCGGCGCGGCCCTGGTCATGGCGGCGCTGGCGGCCCGGGGCACCAGCGAGATCGACGAGGTCAGCCACATTGAGCGCGGTTACGAGAGCCTGGTGGAAAAGCTCCAGGGGCTCGGCGCGGACATTCGGCGGGAGGAAAAAGCCTCCGCCGTGCTGCCCCAGGCGCTGTAA
- a CDS encoding MBL fold metallo-hydrolase yields MAFFTSLYSGSSGNCSVVRCGAEYLVIDMGKSCRATLNALKELGLPVAAMRGVLVTHEHSDHIQGLNVFLKHYSVPVYGSAATLDDLDGLGVTPPCAECIAIEGRTEQVGGFEVTAFPTSHDVPCCGYRITAPDGAVMAIATDLGQLTPEVHTALSGAALVALEANYDLYSLRYGSYPYYLKRRIESPRGHLDNAECAAKILELVQEGCEKFALCHLSKENNTPALALGAVQQALLAAGVVPGPDVQVQALRRSEPSKWMEF; encoded by the coding sequence ATGGCTTTCTTCACTTCTTTATACTCCGGCTCCTCCGGCAACTGCTCGGTGGTGCGCTGCGGCGCGGAATACCTTGTGATCGACATGGGCAAAAGCTGCAGGGCAACCCTGAACGCGCTCAAGGAGCTGGGGCTGCCGGTGGCGGCCATGCGGGGCGTGCTGGTAACGCATGAGCACTCGGATCACATCCAGGGCCTGAATGTGTTTTTAAAGCACTACAGCGTGCCGGTGTACGGCAGCGCCGCCACGCTGGACGATCTGGACGGGCTGGGGGTAACGCCGCCCTGTGCCGAGTGCATTGCCATTGAGGGGCGCACCGAGCAGGTGGGAGGTTTTGAGGTTACGGCCTTCCCCACCAGCCACGACGTGCCGTGCTGCGGTTACCGCATCACCGCGCCGGACGGCGCGGTGATGGCCATTGCCACCGACCTGGGCCAACTCACGCCCGAGGTGCACACCGCCCTTTCCGGGGCGGCACTGGTGGCGCTGGAGGCAAATTACGATTTGTATAGTTTGCGCTATGGGTCCTACCCGTATTACTTAAAACGACGCATCGAATCGCCCCGGGGCCACCTGGACAACGCCGAGTGCGCCGCAAAGATCCTGGAATTGGTGCAGGAGGGCTGCGAAAAGTTTGCGCTGTGCCACCTGAGCAAGGAGAACAACACCCCCGCGCTGGCGCTGGGGGCGGTGCAGCAGGCGCTTTTGGCGGCGGGGGTTGTGCCGGGGCCGGACGTGCAGGTGCAGGCCCTGCGCCGCAGCGAGCCCAGCAAGTGGATGGAGTTTTGA
- the rlmH gene encoding ribosomal RNA large subunit methyltransferase H codes for MQKIDLICVGKLNAAYCAAGVAEYQKRLGALCDFRIVELPEAAIAEKNAGGAVIQRALEKEGQAILASVRKGAYLVALCVEGKPISSEELAALVAQRALGGTGDIAFVIGSSHGLAPQVKAAAHQRVSLGRITLPHQLARLVLTEQIYRAFAINSHSKYHK; via the coding sequence ATGCAGAAGATCGACCTGATCTGCGTGGGCAAGCTGAATGCGGCCTACTGCGCGGCCGGTGTGGCCGAGTATCAAAAGCGCCTGGGCGCCCTGTGCGATTTCCGCATTGTGGAGCTGCCCGAGGCGGCCATCGCGGAAAAGAATGCCGGCGGGGCGGTGATCCAGAGGGCGCTGGAAAAAGAGGGGCAGGCCATTCTGGCCAGCGTGCGAAAAGGCGCGTATCTGGTGGCGCTGTGCGTGGAGGGCAAGCCGATTTCCAGCGAGGAGCTGGCCGCGCTGGTGGCGCAGAGGGCGCTGGGCGGCACAGGCGATATCGCGTTTGTGATCGGCTCCTCCCATGGGCTGGCGCCGCAGGTGAAGGCCGCGGCGCACCAGCGGGTCAGCCTGGGGCGCATCACGCTGCCCCACCAGCTTGCGCGGCTGGTGCTCACCGAACAGATCTACCGCGCCTTTGCCATCAACAGCCACAGCAAATACCACAAATGA
- a CDS encoding iron hydrogenase, whose product MSNMRGIYTTVTDIRRRVFTEVARLSYEGQDYAHEMARLPYKIIPGEVGTHRNSIFLERAIVSERVRLAMGLPLRPIDEQAPINAGIENSVIAQKYYDPPLVNIIKFACSACPPKLVEVTEMCRGCLAHPCNDVCPKNAIHFTPGGHSVIDQDKCIKCGKCAEVCPYHAIVKMERPCAAACGMNAIGSDELGRARIDYDKCVSCGMCLVNCPFGAIVDKGQIFQLIQSIRQGDKVYAIMAPAFVSQFPGLTPAKLQAAMRQLGFADTVEVAIGADLCTIEEAKDFMREVPEHQPFMATSCCPSWSMMAKKLFPELAMNISMALTPMVLTARLLKKRVGRDVKVAFIGPCAAKKLEASRRTIRSDVDFVLTFEELMGMFEAREVDFEALEAAEGDEFDKASADGRGFAVTGGVAQAVVNAIHELDPAREVKVASAQGLAECKKLLMMARAGKYNGYLLEGMGCPGGCMGGAGTLADPAKAAAALTRYKAEAPMQRSTESPYEIDLGFLN is encoded by the coding sequence ATGAGCAATATGCGCGGCATTTACACCACCGTGACCGACATTCGGCGGCGCGTTTTCACCGAGGTCGCCCGCCTCTCCTACGAGGGGCAGGATTACGCCCACGAGATGGCGCGGCTGCCCTACAAGATCATTCCCGGCGAGGTGGGCACCCACCGCAACAGCATTTTTTTGGAGCGGGCCATCGTGTCCGAGCGGGTGCGGCTTGCCATGGGCCTGCCCCTGCGCCCCATCGACGAGCAGGCCCCCATCAACGCGGGCATCGAGAACAGCGTGATCGCGCAGAAGTATTACGACCCGCCGCTGGTGAACATCATCAAATTCGCCTGCTCGGCCTGCCCGCCCAAGCTTGTGGAGGTCACCGAAATGTGCCGCGGGTGCCTGGCGCACCCCTGCAACGACGTGTGCCCCAAAAATGCCATCCACTTTACCCCCGGCGGTCACTCGGTGATCGATCAGGACAAATGCATCAAATGCGGCAAGTGCGCGGAGGTGTGCCCCTACCACGCCATCGTAAAAATGGAGCGGCCCTGCGCCGCCGCCTGCGGCATGAACGCCATCGGCTCAGACGAACTGGGCCGCGCCCGCATCGACTACGACAAGTGCGTTTCCTGCGGTATGTGCCTGGTAAACTGCCCCTTTGGCGCCATTGTGGACAAAGGGCAGATCTTCCAGCTCATTCAAAGCATCCGCCAGGGCGACAAGGTATACGCCATCATGGCCCCCGCCTTTGTGAGCCAGTTCCCCGGCCTGACCCCCGCCAAGCTCCAGGCCGCCATGCGGCAGCTGGGCTTTGCCGACACGGTGGAGGTGGCGATCGGCGCCGACCTGTGCACCATTGAGGAGGCAAAGGACTTCATGCGCGAGGTGCCTGAGCATCAGCCCTTCATGGCCACCAGCTGCTGCCCCAGCTGGAGCATGATGGCCAAAAAGCTGTTTCCGGAGCTCGCCATGAACATCAGCATGGCCCTGACCCCCATGGTACTGACTGCCCGGCTTTTGAAAAAGCGGGTGGGCAGGGATGTAAAGGTGGCCTTTATCGGCCCCTGCGCCGCCAAAAAGCTGGAGGCCAGCCGCCGCACCATCCGCAGCGATGTGGACTTTGTGCTCACCTTTGAAGAGCTGATGGGCATGTTCGAGGCCCGCGAGGTGGATTTTGAAGCCCTGGAAGCCGCCGAGGGGGACGAATTCGACAAGGCCAGTGCCGACGGCCGGGGCTTTGCCGTGACCGGCGGCGTGGCCCAGGCGGTGGTGAACGCCATCCACGAGCTCGACCCCGCGCGGGAGGTAAAGGTGGCCAGCGCCCAGGGCCTGGCCGAGTGCAAAAAGCTGCTCATGATGGCCCGGGCCGGCAAATACAACGGCTATCTGCTGGAGGGCATGGGCTGCCCCGGGGGCTGCATGGGCGGCGCCGGCACCCTGGCCGACCCGGCCAAGGCGGCGGCCGCCCTGACCAGGTACAAGGCCGAGGCTCCCATGCAGCGCTCCACCGAAAGCCCTTACGAGATCGACCTGGGCTTTTTGAACTGA
- a CDS encoding tRNA (N(6)-L-threonylcarbamoyladenosine(37)-C(2))-methylthiotransferase MtaB: protein MRVSFYTLGCKVNQNETGALEQLFCRSGYTLAGPGEAADVYVVNSCTVTAGGDKKSRQWLRRAKREAPGAVTVLAGCYPQAFPAEAAAVAEADVVVGNAARQEMLSAVERALATGERVVAIRAHEKGEAFEELPMETFEGHTRAFIKVQDGCDRQCAYCVIPKARGRSRSRAQGSILAELQALGAAGYKEVVLSGINLPSYGKDTGADLTGLIEACAGVAGIERIRLGSLEPDLLTDRDIARMAACKKLCPQFHLSLQSGCEATLRRMRRTYTAAQYALVVDKLRAAYGGAASFTTDVIVGFPGETEADFCESMAFVERQRFLKVHVFPYSSRPGTPAASFPGQLPEAEKAARVHRLQTLADGVRAGLIGAMLGARDEVLLEKPLSSNLFTGYTRLYVPVAVKAPGGRPGQIVTARLQSWDGERCRAEALPG, encoded by the coding sequence ATGCGCGTAAGTTTTTATACCCTGGGGTGCAAGGTAAACCAAAACGAGACCGGCGCCCTGGAACAGCTGTTCTGCCGCAGCGGTTATACCCTGGCAGGGCCCGGCGAGGCAGCGGATGTGTATGTGGTGAACAGCTGCACCGTAACCGCCGGAGGCGATAAAAAAAGCCGCCAGTGGCTGCGGCGCGCCAAGCGCGAGGCCCCGGGCGCGGTAACCGTGCTTGCCGGCTGCTACCCGCAGGCCTTTCCGGCCGAGGCGGCCGCGGTGGCCGAGGCCGATGTGGTGGTGGGCAACGCCGCCCGGCAGGAGATGCTCAGCGCGGTCGAAAGGGCGCTTGCCACAGGCGAGCGCGTGGTGGCCATCCGCGCCCACGAAAAAGGCGAGGCATTCGAGGAGCTGCCCATGGAAACCTTTGAGGGGCACACCCGCGCCTTTATCAAGGTACAGGACGGCTGCGACCGGCAGTGCGCCTATTGCGTCATTCCAAAAGCGCGGGGGCGCAGCCGCAGCCGCGCTCAGGGCAGCATCCTGGCGGAACTGCAGGCCCTGGGCGCGGCGGGCTACAAGGAGGTGGTGCTCAGCGGCATCAACCTGCCCAGCTACGGCAAAGACACCGGCGCCGATCTCACCGGCCTCATCGAGGCCTGCGCAGGGGTGGCCGGCATCGAGCGCATCCGGCTGGGCAGTTTGGAGCCCGACCTGCTCACCGACCGGGACATCGCCCGCATGGCCGCCTGCAAAAAACTGTGCCCCCAGTTCCACCTTTCGCTGCAGAGCGGGTGCGAAGCCACCCTGCGCCGCATGCGCCGCACCTACACCGCCGCGCAGTATGCCCTGGTGGTGGACAAGCTGCGGGCTGCCTACGGCGGCGCCGCAAGCTTTACCACCGACGTGATCGTGGGCTTTCCCGGCGAAACCGAGGCCGATTTTTGCGAGAGCATGGCTTTTGTGGAGCGCCAGCGTTTTTTAAAAGTGCATGTGTTCCCCTATTCCAGCCGGCCCGGCACCCCCGCGGCCTCGTTCCCGGGCCAGCTGCCGGAGGCGGAGAAGGCCGCCCGGGTGCATCGGCTGCAAACCCTGGCGGACGGGGTGCGGGCCGGGCTGATCGGGGCGATGCTGGGCGCCCGGGACGAGGTCCTGCTGGAAAAGCCGCTCAGTTCGAACCTTTTTACCGGCTACACCCGGCTGTATGTGCCGGTGGCGGTAAAAGCGCCGGGCGGCAGGCCCGGGCAGATCGTGACCGCCCGGCTCCAAAGCTGGGACGGCGAGCGCTGCCGGGCCGAGGCCCTGCCCGGCTGA
- the dacF_1 gene encoding D-alanyl-D-alanine carboxypeptidase, whose protein sequence is MFKKRAFALALCLVLAAALCLPAGAEELTAGRFALPDFDVPCKGAILIEQNSGTVLYEKQPDQQMPIASITKVMTLLLTMEALDSGKVTLQDTVPVSEHAYNMGGSQIWLEPGETFTLDEMLKAICVSSANDAAVAVAEFIGGSEPAFAELMNQKAAELGMANTHFKNACGLDEEGHLSTARDVAIMSREILTHHPSITHYTTIWMDTLRGGETQLLNTNKLLKRYNGVNGLKTGTTSGAGVCLSASATRDGLSLIAVVLGSPSSGERFDAATALLDYGFANFESACAPVPEGAPAELPVQRGSAETVPLVYAMPENLLVKKGEGQSLASTLELPEELEAPVSEGAQVGTVTVTAGDTELGSWPVTAGGEVPRMTVALGFERLWQALLTH, encoded by the coding sequence ATGTTCAAAAAACGCGCGTTTGCGCTGGCGCTTTGCCTGGTGCTGGCGGCGGCGCTTTGCCTGCCCGCGGGGGCCGAGGAGCTCACTGCCGGGCGGTTTGCCCTGCCCGATTTCGATGTGCCCTGCAAGGGCGCGATCCTGATCGAGCAGAACAGCGGCACAGTGCTGTACGAAAAGCAGCCGGACCAGCAGATGCCCATTGCCTCGATTACCAAGGTGATGACCCTGCTGCTTACCATGGAGGCGCTCGACAGCGGCAAGGTGACCCTGCAGGACACGGTGCCCGTGTCTGAGCACGCCTACAACATGGGCGGCAGCCAGATTTGGCTGGAGCCGGGCGAAACCTTCACCCTGGACGAGATGCTCAAGGCCATCTGTGTGTCCAGCGCAAACGACGCGGCGGTGGCGGTGGCCGAGTTCATCGGCGGTTCCGAGCCCGCTTTTGCCGAGCTGATGAACCAAAAGGCCGCGGAGCTGGGCATGGCGAACACCCATTTTAAAAACGCCTGCGGCCTGGACGAGGAGGGGCATCTGTCCACCGCGCGGGATGTGGCCATTATGAGCCGCGAGATCCTTACCCATCACCCCTCCATCACCCATTACACCACCATTTGGATGGACACCCTGCGGGGCGGGGAAACCCAGCTGCTCAACACCAACAAGCTGCTCAAGCGTTACAATGGCGTGAACGGCCTCAAGACCGGCACCACCAGCGGCGCCGGCGTGTGCCTTTCGGCCAGCGCCACGCGGGACGGCCTGTCGCTGATTGCGGTGGTGCTGGGCAGCCCTTCCAGCGGCGAGCGGTTCGACGCCGCCACCGCCCTTTTGGACTACGGCTTTGCCAATTTTGAGAGCGCCTGCGCCCCCGTGCCGGAGGGCGCGCCCGCCGAACTGCCGGTGCAGCGCGGCAGTGCCGAAACGGTGCCGCTGGTCTACGCCATGCCGGAGAATCTGCTGGTAAAAAAAGGCGAGGGCCAGAGCCTTGCCAGCACCCTGGAGCTGCCCGAGGAGCTGGAAGCGCCGGTGAGCGAGGGCGCACAGGTGGGCACCGTTACGGTCACCGCAGGCGACACGGAGCTTGGCTCCTGGCCGGTCACGGCGGGGGGCGAGGTGCCCCGCATGACCGTGGCGCTGGGCTTTGAACGGCTGTGGCAGGCCCTGCTGACCCACTGA